The following is a genomic window from Carassius gibelio isolate Cgi1373 ecotype wild population from Czech Republic chromosome B20, carGib1.2-hapl.c, whole genome shotgun sequence.
gcataATCCAATGTGATTTGCCATAAACCACTATAAAAATAGAATTGAAGTCTGTTCTAATAGTGCAGTTATGGGCTTTGCAATGAGGTACTTGCTCACAGAGCTCAATTTAGTGCACTAGAGGTATGTTGAGCATCAGATACTTCTGGGAGCAGATCCTGTGTTCCAGCTGCTCTGTGAGGCTCATTGGGTTACTGAAGACCAATCCTTTCATCAGAGGTTCACACGGCAGTCAAGATTCATTTAGAACCTCCTGCTGGTCACTAGGATctgaaaaaacatttcaagcacAAACAAtgataatgcattattaaaaacatgcataattatatatataatattgcatattaatcTCAGACATATATTTATTCAGAGTTGAATCGAATGTTAAAACAGCTCTTACTTTTCATATCCTGCAGAATCTTTATGCGCTTTGCTCTGAGCGAGGCCATTTCTGAGGTTACCTGACAGACAAAGGAGTTAATCttgtttgaaaataattattaattacatattaatgtattatttgtacAGTTTCAGTATAATTAATATTCTattgcattagtgtgtgtgtgtgtattatatatatatatatatatatatatatatatatatatatatatatataaggggaaAAATATCTTTGACTTACTATGAGCAAAGCTGCTCATGAAGTACGTAAAGAGCTTGTCATGCATATTAATAGAACAGCCATGTACCTCTTGTTTAACAGCTAGTAGACGCTGGACTTCGGTGAATGCGTTCTGCAGGGTGGAGTACGCCTGGAACAGCTGCTCACCTACATTCTCCAAAGAGCTGTTTAACTCCTCTTCTTTCATAGACAGCGATATCAACTTATTCACTTTTCCTGAGAATAAGAAACACATAGATGAACATTAGAACATGTACTAGTGTGTTTCTGGAAGAGACAGTGCTGGACTGTCAGTTACAGCTGGTTAAACATctattaaataattttcattacgGATGTGTGTTATATGAAACAAGgacattttaacatatttgaCCTATTCTcccaataaaatgtaaaaaagctaaactaaatttgcataaaaaaaatctaattgataaaatgagaatttaaataaataaaaaaatccattctaaatttatttaaacaagaCATGTTAAAGTTATAATAAAATTGAATACTCACTTTTTCTGGATATTTTGTTGTTTATCTCAGGATTCAGATCTGAATTTGAATCAtcctgtaaaatgaataaaaactctaTGATACAATTCTATGAATTCCAGGTACTTCTATTAGACACAGCATCACTCTAAAACTCTTTTACTTGTTTTTTCCTCTTGGTTTTCTGTATAATGCAGGATGTGTCTTCAAAGCTGCTGTGATGCTCCAGTGATGTTTCTCCCTGTTCTGTCTCACACTCATTTGATCTCTTTTTCTGAACATGCGCAGTATGAGGCCGAACGTTTTCAATGATCTCCAACTCATTTTCTGAAGCCTGGCTTTTGAACATCTCAGCCGGGACAGATACAGGCAGAAAAGAATCTGTGTATGGTTCTTTTCCACTCATGCATTctcttgaaagaaaaaaaaagacatcatagTTTAAATGTTCGAGACAACAGATCCTCATCTAAGGTTAGGAAGACTTTTAAGACGGAAACATGCTCTTGGATCCAATTTTATGGCTAACTCTCAACAGACTATAAAAGAATTGAAgcaaataaaattcataatttattcacctGGTCATGCCCTGTTCACTCTGTGATCCTGCTCCATTTACTTTCAACATAGACTTTTTGGAACTAGCGTGTTGTGGAGGATTAAGAACCACAGCTTCATTCCCAGCTGCTTCCTCCTGTGTTAAACAAACTCCCCTTGCTGCTGTCAAGTTGGGTATGTTGGCCTCCATCCTGGTTTGGACCAGTTCAGGGGCACATGTCGGATCAGCAGCAACACCACACTCAGTTCCTGGAGTCACATGGTTCACACAAACATCTGTACTTTTTCCATCACGGTTGGGATGAGTGCCATAAGCAGACATTTCTTGAGGAATATTTTCTGATGGTCTCTCAAGACTCTTCACAAGCGGCCCATCTGATCTATCCATATCAAGTATGCTCTCTTGTCTCGGTGTAGGCAGGTTTTGGTTATGCTGGATAGCTGCTGGATGGTCATTTTGATTTTCCCAAAAGAACATGAAATGGCATGATGGGGGGAACTGGCCAGCTTCAAACTCCTGATTCACCATGAAAGGTGTTGTACAATGCTCATTGCCAGCTGTGCTTCTTATCTGAATTAACTTCATGGTCTTCCTTTTTGCTTTCCACTTCcccattttctctctttttttcataaatctaataagaaaacaacaacaagtcTTAAAGCACAAAACTAATGCTACTGACCAAACACAAATGCATTTCAATCATCCAACCGTCAGCCATTCAAAAgatgtataattaaaaataatcacatGAATGAGCTGACAATGAGCTTACTTTTCTTGGTCTCTTTGGGCACAAAGGTCTTTAAGCTCATTAAATTCAACACTGTAGTTCACTGTATATTTTCCAAGTTTTCTATTCTTCGTCAAATCAGATAGCTTCCTTTTGTGATGTTCGGTGGAAATATGCTTCTTAAACGCTGCCATGCCTTTCACAGTCATTTCGCAGGCCCAGCACTTATGCTCCTGTTCACTGTAAGAAGAAAAGCATATATTTGACATTGCATTAATAAAGATGGTGTTCAGCTTGTAATCATTTTCTTACTCTTGTGCATTTTTTTCATACAAGTTAAAACTAGTTATTAAGCAGAATGTCTAAGCGGCTTACatggtacttttttaaaacttcaccaaggctgcatttctttgattaaaaataattataatatgcttatttgctgcttaagaaatatttcacattattatcaatgttgaaaacagttttttttgtggaagcttgtcttttctttcaggattcattgatgaacagaaagtttaaaaggacatcatttaatttaaaatggaaatctttCGTAAGCTCTTCCCTGTCCAGTCTTTACTGGCCATTATTAAatgatgagtaaatgataaaataattttcatttctgtgtgaactTTCTTTTAAAGCAGGGCTTGACATACACTTAAGTTCCATACCTGCCCTTCAGTTGCTCAACTGTCTGATGGTGGATAAAACTGTGCATATGTTTGTCCCAGTCCTGTTACAAAGAAGACAaagtaaattataaatgaatagaTCTACATTTATAGCCATAATGTGCCTAAACATTAAAGCCAAAAATGACCCTACAACATTACGTTTGGGAAAGCAAACACCAGTGATTTATAGGTCCACCATTACACCATACACATAAGCATTTCTTCCTGATATGATTTTAATTCCCTGAAAAACTATAAAGCTGAAATATTGTAGGCTCCATCCAACAATGGTTCTCTCATAGTGAATGTAGTCCAGTCCAGTACATTAATGAGTCTACCATTTATACTTCGATTTAGTCTACCAACTCTACTTTTACTATTACTCTACCAAAACACAAAATCACTGACCTGTTCAGGAAAGCGATGATGGCAGATAGAACATCTGtccagatctttttttttcctccttaaatagattaagaaaaaaattaatctttGGATCTAGTACGCAAACAAATTATTATAGATGAAATAATAAGCAAACAAATTTTTTAATTAGCAAATTTATTCAAATTCAAcattacttttcaaaaacatgtattattaacAATACAGATAGATATATTTAATGTAGAAGGGGACAAACATACCTGTCTTGCGGTCTTGGGTCAAAAAGGGCTTTTATTTCAGTATCTTTTAGGTCAATATTGTAGTCCGCTTTAAAATGTTCTCTTTTATGTCTTTTATCTTGGAGTTTAAACAGATTTTGTTTGTGCATTTCGGTGGCAATATGCTCCTTGTACTGCTCTAGTCCCATCACAGATACATCACATGCCCAACACTTATGCAGCTGTAGACTGCAAcaacaaaattgcttatttcagCTTATTGTATATTGCTGAGAAATACATGATAATTAGTTCAGAGTAAATCCATACCTGCCCTTGATCTTCTCAATTGCTTCATGGTGGAAATAAGAATGCATATGCTTATCTATaacctgtaaaaacaaaaaatatacatgtattcaTCTAATCAAGTAGAAAGAGGCATAAATTAAAGCACATCGTTTTTTTATGCAATGTCTTAATTCCTAAATTCCTCTCCACTgagtatttaatatatttataaaaacaccaaaaactgatgactcatcctgcactcaCTTTTGTTGTCCAATCAAATATCTACAAAGCCCCGCCTCGTTATAGCATCTGCAACAAACTAGCAAATACCAAATAATGGTCCATGGCTATTACATAAAAAAGGGTGCAGGTTCTTCCATATATAcagcacaaaaaataaacaaataaataaaaataaaggctaAACCATATTTATTGTGATGTTAATGTATCTGAAGCCACATTACTAAAGTGGACATTCCCTGCTTAAGGACGCAACAGAGAACAGCAAATAATAAGAtcaaaataaataagattaaaacactttttttccaaATAGAAATAgttaaacaagcaaacaaacctTTCGTCCGTACTGTTGACCGCAGATTGAACATCTAACGTTAGTGCCAAAGTTGTCGTTGGTTTTCTTGGTCTTTTTGCTCATAGTTGTGGTTATTTCTGAGAGTAAACGAAAGTAAGAATTTCTCGTACAAAGTCACT
Proteins encoded in this region:
- the znf106b gene encoding uncharacterized protein znf106b isoform X2, producing MHSYFHHEAIEKIKGSLQLHKCWACDVSVMGLEQYKEHIATEMHKQNLFKLQDKRHKREHFKADYNIDLKDTEIKALFDPRPQDRRKKKDLDRCSICHHRFPEQDWDKHMHSFIHHQTVEQLKGSEQEHKCWACEMTVKGMAAFKKHISTEHHKRKLSDLTKNRKLGKYTVNYSVEFNELKDLCAQRDQEKFMKKREKMGKWKAKRKTMKLIQIRSTAGNEHCTTPFMVNQEFEAGQFPPSCHFMFFWENQNDHPAAIQHNQNLPTPRQESILDMDRSDGPLVKSLERPSENIPQEMSAYGTHPNRDGKSTDVCVNHVTPGTECGVAADPTCAPELVQTRMEANIPNLTAARGVCLTQEEAAGNEAVVLNPPQHASSKKSMLKVNGAGSQSEQGMTRECMSGKEPYTDSFLPVSVPAEMFKSQASENELEIIENVRPHTAHVQKKRSNECETEQGETSLEHHSSFEDTSCIIQKTKRKKQDDSNSDLNPEINNKISRKRKVNKLISLSMKEEELNSSLENVGEQLFQAYSTLQNAFTEVQRLLAVKQEVTSEMASLRAKRIKILQDMKNPSDQQEVLNES
- the znf106b gene encoding uncharacterized protein znf106b isoform X1 encodes the protein MSKKTKKTNDNFGTNVRCSICGQQYGRKVIDKHMHSYFHHEAIEKIKGSLQLHKCWACDVSVMGLEQYKEHIATEMHKQNLFKLQDKRHKREHFKADYNIDLKDTEIKALFDPRPQDRRKKKDLDRCSICHHRFPEQDWDKHMHSFIHHQTVEQLKGSEQEHKCWACEMTVKGMAAFKKHISTEHHKRKLSDLTKNRKLGKYTVNYSVEFNELKDLCAQRDQEKFMKKREKMGKWKAKRKTMKLIQIRSTAGNEHCTTPFMVNQEFEAGQFPPSCHFMFFWENQNDHPAAIQHNQNLPTPRQESILDMDRSDGPLVKSLERPSENIPQEMSAYGTHPNRDGKSTDVCVNHVTPGTECGVAADPTCAPELVQTRMEANIPNLTAARGVCLTQEEAAGNEAVVLNPPQHASSKKSMLKVNGAGSQSEQGMTRECMSGKEPYTDSFLPVSVPAEMFKSQASENELEIIENVRPHTAHVQKKRSNECETEQGETSLEHHSSFEDTSCIIQKTKRKKQDDSNSDLNPEINNKISRKRKVNKLISLSMKEEELNSSLENVGEQLFQAYSTLQNAFTEVQRLLAVKQEVTSEMASLRAKRIKILQDMKNPSDQQEVLNES